From a single Drosophila sulfurigaster albostrigata strain 15112-1811.04 chromosome 3, ASM2355843v2, whole genome shotgun sequence genomic region:
- the LOC133843814 gene encoding hydroxymethylglutaryl-CoA synthase 1 — MASSSWPENVGIRAIEVIFPSQYVDQTELEQFDGASTGKYTIGLGQAKMGFCSDREDVNSLCLTVVSRLLERHQIKHTEIGRLEVGTETIVDKSKSVKSVLMQLFAESGNTDIEGLDTTNACYGGTAALFNAANWIESSSWDGRYALAVCADIAVYAKGAARPTGGAGAIAMLVGPHAPLVLERGLRATHMEHAYDFYKPDLGSEYPVVDGKLSIQCYLSALDICYRLYRKKFEKQHPEQSGAGLDNFDAILFHTPFCKLVQKSVGRLSFNDFLLSSEDKRVEKFAGLERFSTATLEGSYFDRDVEKAFLTQSAEVFEAKTKKSLLLANQVGNMYTPSVYSGLVSLLIGVPAAQLVDKRIGVFSYGSGLAASMYSIKVTKDAAAFEQFVDKLAYVQPMLNSREKVVPEQFSSLMEVREKNNHAAPYTPTGSISALFPGTYYLKDVDALHRRTYERTPTISNGVH, encoded by the coding sequence ATGGCAAGCAGCAGTTGGCCCGAAAATGTTGGAATACGCGCCATTGAGGTGATCTTCCCATCCCAATATGTGGACCAAACGGAACTGGAACAGTTCGATGGTGCCTCCACCGGCAAATACACAATCGGCCTGGGACAGGCGAAAATGGGCTTTTGCTCGGATCGCGAGGATGTCAACTCGCTCTGTTTAACGGTTGTCAGCCGCCTGCTCGAGCGTCATCAAATCAAGCATACGGAAATCGGTCGATTAGAGGTGGGCACCGAAACGATAGTCGATAAATCGAAATCCGTTAAATCGGTGCTAATGCAACTATTTGCCGAGAGCGGCAACACTGACATCGAAGGACTGGACACCACAAATGCCTGCTATGGCGGCACTGCGGCGCTCTTCAATGCGGCCAACTGGATTGAATCCTCCAGCTGGGATGGTCGCTATGCTCTGGCAGTGTGTGCCGACATCGCCGTCTATGCCAAGGGCGCAGCGCGTCCGACGGGCGGCGCCGGAGCCATTGCCATGCTGGTGGGACCACATGCACCCTTGGTGCTGGAGCGTGGCTTGAGGGCAACGCACATGGAGCATGCCTATGACTTTTACAAGCCCGACTTGGGCTCTGAGTATCCGGTGGTGGATGGCAAGCTGTCCATCCAATGCTATCTGTCGGCGTTGGACATCTGCTATCGCCTGTATCGCAAGAAGTTCGAGAAACAGCATCCTGAACAGTCGGGAGCGGGTCTGGACAATTTCGATGCCATACTCTTCCACACGCCCTTCTGCAAACTGGTCCAGAAGTCGGTGGGTCGCCTCAGTTTCAACGATTTCCTGCTGAGCAGCGAGGATAAGCGCGTTGAGAAGTTTGCCGGCCTGGAGCGTTTCTCCACCGCCACGCTAGAGGGCAGCTACTTTGATCGGGACGTGGAGAAGGCCTTCCTTACGCAGTCCGCCGAGGTGTTCGAGGCCAAGACGAAGaagtcgctgctgctggccaatcAGGTGGGCAACATGTACACACCGTCGGTCTACTCGGGTCTGGTTTCGTTGCTGATTGGTGTGCCTGCTGCTCAACTGGTTGATAAGCGCATTGGTGTCTTTTCCTATGGCTCGGGACTGGCTGCCTCGATGTACTCCATTAAAGTGACAAAGGATGCGGCGGCCTTTGAGCAGTTTGTGGATAAACTAGCGTATGTGCAGCCCATGCTCAACTCTCGCGAGAAAGTGGTGCCCGAGCAGTTCTCGTCGCTGATGGAGGTCAGGGAGAAGAACAATCATGCGGCGCCATACACGCCCACTGGCAGCATCAGTGCTCTGTTTCCGGGCACATACTATCTGAAGGATGTGGATGCACTGCATCGACGCACCTACGAACGCACGCCGACCATCAGCAATGGAGTGCATTAG
- the LOC133843815 gene encoding alpha-N-acetylgalactosaminidase — translation MYKTSPAVIVLLLLQLLNSGHALENGLARTPPMGWMSWQRFRCITDCNKFPDECISERLFRRHADLLASEGYADVGYEYVIIDDCWLEKTRDNKTNKLVADRTRFPSGLNALADHVHNRGLKFGLYQDFGTLTCAGYPGVIDHMQLDAQTFADWDVDYVKLDGCYANVTDMAEGYPQFGRLLNATGRPMVYSCSWPAYLDDEYPDYESLIKHCNLWRNWDDIDDSLESVFQIMDYFAKNQDSIQPQAGPGHWNDPDMLILGNYGLSYDQSKLQMAVWAVLAAPLIMSNDLAKVEPRIKAILQNRDVIAVNQDPLGIQGRRLLVKEDIEVWRRPITPKNDDQEYSFAVAFVSRRADGKPYGITFSLKELLLTNSKGYSVQDLFEPKSNLGVYEADSQFSTRVVPNGVTFYKFTAL, via the exons ATGTACAAAACGTCGCCGGCAGTaattgtgctgctgctgctgcagttgctcaaCTCTGGACATGCTCTGGAGAACGGATTGGCACGAAC TCCACCAATGGGCTGGATGTCCTGGCAACG GTTTCGCTGCATCACAGACTGCAACAAGTTTCCTGATGAGTGCATAAG tgaACGACTTTTCCGTCGACATGCGGATTTGCTTGCTTCCGAGGGTTACGCTGATGTGGGCTACGAATACGTGATCATTGATGATTGTTGGCTGGAGAAGACTCGTGACAATAAAACGAACAAGTTGGTGGCTGATCGCACGCGTTTTCCCAGCGGCTTGAATGCTCTCGCTGATCAT GTTCACAACAGAGGTCTTAAATTTGGGTTGTATCAGGACTTTGGCACCCTTACCTGTGCCGGGTACCCGGGTGTGATCGATCACATGCAGCTCGATGCCCAAACTTTTGCCGATTGGGATGTTGACTATGTTAAGCTGGATGGTTGCTATGCCAACGTCACCGACATGGCCGAAGGATATCCACAGTTTGGACGCCTACTCAATGCCACTGGCAGACCAATGGTTTATTCCTGCAGCTG GCCTGCTTATCTGGATGACGAATACCCGGACTATGAATCTTTAATAAAACATTGCAACCTGTGGCGCAATTGGGATGATATTGACGATTCCCTGGAATCGGTTTTCCAGATTATGGATTACTTTGCGAAAAACCAAGATAGTATCCAGCCTCAAGCCGGCCCAGGACATTGGAATGATCCCGATATGCTGATTTTGGGCAACTATGGACTAAGCTACGATCAAAGTAAACTTCAGATGGCTGTTTGGGCTGTGCTTGCGGCACCGCTAATCATGTCCAACGACTTGGCCAAGGTGGAACCGAGGATCAAGGCCATATTGCAGAATAG AGATGTCATTGCTGTGAATCAGGATCCGTTGGGCATCCAGGGACGTCGTCTACTCGTTAAAGAAGATATTGAG GTCTGGCGCCGTCCCATAACGCCCAAAAATGATGACCAGGAATACTCCTTTGCTGTGGCCTTTGTCAGTCGTCGCGCAGATGGCAAACCTTACGGCATAACCTTCTCACTTAAAGAG TTGTTGCTGACAAACAGCAAAGGTTATAGTGTTCAG GATCTGTTTGAACCTAAGAGCAACTTGGGCGTTTATGAGGCAGACAGTCAGTTTTCAACGCGTGTGGTACCCAACG gTGTAACTTTCTACAAGTTTACAGCGCTGTGA
- the LOC133843819 gene encoding nuclear pore glycoprotein p62: MAFQLPTTTAASTTGFSFGLNTAPAAANPAGAAAAKPTFSFAAPTTTNPVNLGGGDADATKAAPPPFGGFGLAATTAAPVTSNPLTGLGASLGAAAAPAAAAPVAAAAPTFGGFMAQPAAVAATTTTAAAAATSAPLGGGLTLGLTTAPKSTTAIAPVAAAVAPLVSAAPATLGGGGAFANLSTATKTTDSAVVANAPQLSYNQLEEHINKWTLEFEEQEKVFTEQATQINAWDKLLIGNNQKIIELNDAVQKVKNDQQVLDQELEFIATQHKELEESLAPLEKEFVNLPRVDQERSQTYLMVENLDTQLKQMSEDLKEIIDNLNEANKGQDNTDPIIQIGKILNAHMNSLQWIESQSTHICTKLDDIGKIHESQKRDIFRAPY, translated from the coding sequence atggCGTTCCAACTGCCTACAACAACCGCAGCTAGTACAACTGGATTCTCATTTGGTTTGAACACAGcgccagcagctgcaaatCCCGCCGGCGCAGCTGCCGCCAAACCAACGTTTTCGTTTGCCGCGCCGACAACAACTAATCCAGTAAATTTGGGAGGTGGAGATGCGGACGCTACTAAAGCGGCGCCACCACCATTCGGTGGCTTTGGACTGGCTGCCACAACAGCGGCACCAGTTACATCTAACCCACTCACAGGACTTGGAGCTAGCCtcggtgctgctgctgctccagcagcagctgcccccgttgcagcagctgcaccaACATTTGGCGGCTTCATGGCGCAGCCAGCTGCTGTCGcagccacaaccacaacagctgctgcggcCGCAACAAGTGCTCCACTCGGCGGAGGCTTGACCCTTGGCCTGACCACAGCTCCCAAGAGCACCACAGCCATAGCGCCCGTCGCCGCAGCAGTAGCGCCTCTCGTTAGTGCTGCACCAGCAACCCTGGGAGGAGGTGGTGCTTTCGCTAACCTGTCGACAGCCACTAAAACTACAGATTCCGCCGTAGTTGCGAATGCTCCGCAATTGTCTTATAATCAGCTGGAGGAACACATCAACAAGTGGACACTGGAGTTTGAGGAGCAAGAGAAAGTTTTTACCGAACAGGCGACTCAGATCAATGCTTGGGATAAACTCTTAATTGGCAATAATCAAAAGATCATCGAGTTGAATGACGCTGTACAAAAGGTGAAGAACGATCAACAGGTGTTGGACCAAGAGCTGGAATTCATTGCCACCCAGCACAAAGAACTCGAAGAGAGTCTTGCACCACTGGAGAAGGAATTCGTGAACTTGCCACGCGTGGATCAGGAGCGCAGTCAGACTTATTTGATGGTGGAGAACTTGGATACACAGTTGAAACAAATGTCCGAAGATCTAAAGGAGATCATCGACAATCTGAACGAGGCCAATAAGGGACAGGACAACACAGATCCCATTATACAGATTGGCAAGATTCTCAACGCGCACATGAATTCGCTGCAATGGATCGAATCACAGTCGACACACATTTGCACGAAGCTCGACGACATTGGCAAGATTCACGAATCCCAGAAACGTGACATCTTTCGTGCTCCATATTAA